One genomic segment of Paenibacillus durus includes these proteins:
- a CDS encoding glycosyltransferase: MNTYWCEWRGPVKKKSGLGIASRAYVRALRRQGVNVRVGFKSLKNLGIRRSAVKKVLICHHPPHEVHVKEERKRYDLVILNTIWETTQLPNRWKPHMNKFDAVFVPTLQNKEALLNSGVKVPIFIVPHGVNTKEYRPGNLKLNLPEHKGRFVFVSVFGFQHRKNPEGLLRAYWEEFSASDSVLLVIKTNGYDSRETEGWIKKRISQYKKQLGLNKSTAPVKIIGRPITPGQLRGIYTLGDAFVLPTRGEGVGMPFLEAMASGIPVIATGWGGHMDFVNSRNAFLVKYKLRNPAVSMRSRHAISRKFSHLFAQQGQRWAEPELQSLRKQMRAAYENPHLCKVKGRQGRQDALKISWDRGGRLMKQAIEQVMRVKK; encoded by the coding sequence ATGAACACATATTGGTGTGAATGGCGGGGCCCCGTTAAGAAAAAGAGCGGGCTCGGTATCGCCAGCCGGGCGTACGTGCGGGCGCTGCGGCGGCAGGGTGTAAATGTGCGGGTTGGATTCAAATCGTTAAAGAACCTTGGAATCCGGCGGTCAGCGGTTAAAAAAGTTCTAATATGCCACCATCCGCCGCACGAGGTACATGTGAAAGAGGAGCGGAAGCGTTACGATCTTGTGATCCTGAACACCATTTGGGAGACGACACAGTTGCCGAATCGCTGGAAGCCGCACATGAATAAATTTGATGCGGTTTTTGTGCCTACGCTCCAGAACAAAGAAGCACTCCTGAACAGCGGCGTAAAGGTCCCCATCTTCATCGTACCCCATGGCGTGAATACGAAGGAATACCGTCCGGGAAATCTCAAGCTGAACCTGCCGGAGCATAAAGGGAGATTCGTATTTGTGTCCGTCTTTGGTTTCCAGCACCGCAAGAATCCGGAAGGGCTGCTCCGGGCGTACTGGGAGGAGTTCTCCGCCAGTGATTCCGTGCTGCTCGTGATCAAGACGAACGGCTATGACTCTCGTGAGACGGAAGGCTGGATTAAGAAACGAATCAGCCAGTACAAGAAACAGCTGGGTCTTAATAAAAGCACCGCTCCCGTTAAGATCATCGGCAGGCCGATCACACCCGGGCAGCTTAGAGGGATATATACGCTGGGGGATGCTTTTGTGCTGCCGACGAGAGGGGAAGGCGTGGGCATGCCGTTTCTTGAAGCAATGGCCAGCGGCATTCCGGTTATTGCAACGGGCTGGGGAGGCCATATGGATTTTGTAAACAGCCGAAATGCTTTCCTGGTGAAATATAAGCTGCGGAACCCGGCGGTCAGCATGCGAAGCAGGCACGCGATATCCCGTAAATTTAGCCACCTGTTCGCGCAGCAGGGACAGCGCTGGGCGGAGCCGGAGCTTCAAAGCCTCAGAAAGCAGATGAGGGCCGCATACGAGAATCCCCATCTCTGCAAGGTGAAAGGCCGCCAGGGGCGTCAGGATGCGCTCAAGATTTCCTGGGATCGGGGGGGCAGATTGATGAAGCAGGCAATCGAACAGGTAATGAGAGTGAAGA